Within the Setaria viridis chromosome 3, Setaria_viridis_v4.0, whole genome shotgun sequence genome, the region gtaatttgttgatttaagtcaaatttgaactgcaggtgattagaataatggaataatatgagtggaaaaatcatattcatgttagtgagtccaaattgaggtcttacccagaaaatgaaaagaaatttcgaacattttgttaagtaaacacgactacgaacgtgtggccaaataattttttaattctcaaaaatacaaacgaagtttgaaaatcacgagattttccaagatgctatgatttcatatgcagaggctgtggtaaaaaattgacaaggtttcgcaaAAATTTAGACATATGACGCTTAGAATTCAAAGCATCTtcggagaggattcgtagaagtttgaaggatccggtaagattttgagtcgaatcaatacttgaatttgtcattgagttcaaatttatttttataggccatagagaacatagattggttcatgtcaaagtttgggaatttttcggatccgtttcagaatttttatttattatgtgcaagtatatgaatttaatagatataaattcaatatgatctataaatccatgaaataatggaataatattacttaaaaaatgaaatacgcaatgtttattgaatttgactaggtttttgcaaagtttacatacttttaattactaaaagtagtttgcacatgcaatatgggtacctctttgccgagtgtcgcagtaGGGCACTCGTCAAAtacattgtttgccgagtgtcatccccccgggcactcggcaaagagcaccgTGGGTCCACGTGCCAGCGTCAGTAAGCAATCCGGGGGAAAAaataccctttgccgagtgcccctgatctataACTCGGCAAAGGGTGAAAATGCCTTTGctgagtgctagatcaggggcactcggcaaaggtttcgAAATCCATCCGGCTAAGTCCCCACGCGCACACAaccgcacacgcacacgcaccgcacgcgccgcccccggccgcccgcgccactcaccgcccgcgccgcccgccccgctcgTTGCCCGCGCcgcccactccgccgccgccgtgcgccgccgacgccaccccggcccacgccgcgccggcccccgggCGCccgacgccgctgccggccccgggcgccccgccgtcggcccgccccgcgccggccccgaccCCCGGCTAGCCCCCGGCAATCCCGGATCGATCCTGACCCACGACCGGCCCCGACGCGCCACCCCCGGTCCCAGCACTAAGGTGAGTTGATGCAATATTATCATGCTTGAAATATTGTCATGCATTATGTATCAGTGCTTATTGTGGAGTCGGCCATTGTgccgttgtgttgttgtagatgtgattgtcggccattgagccgttttatttgatgcaggtgtaggaaacctccccgtgcaggggaggtgctgtcgaaattttaacttgacaggagtattttttttcaggaGAGCGTACGTTACcatcctcgagtcgtcactttgcaggatagcaaggtgaggcatcctacacctttctttccgtataatgttcgtatatcacgtaacctagttaggcgtctcccgttcgaaatagatacggttggaaatatgcagatctttgcatatctataaccgtatctgtttcgaattgtccacattttttggacagctcgaggatgtgtaggtgggtttagtatccatggtctatttcggtccgagatagagtttcggcagcacctccctgttgttctccagatacacaatctcctatcaaggatgtgtatttggagaacaacggggaggtgctgcttaaattttatctcgggtcggagtagaccatggatactaaactcacctacacatcctcgagtgggattaggacctatatttacctaatagacaatataggaatgtgtatatgcaatgtgaattttgtattactcgcttatatgctagaggatggaggatcgtcagtggatgtacatgggtcgcactagtcagaatacgttgaccaatgaatggattgacaagacggatgctttcttggaacgggcgtttgcaagtgtcaaaggagctcAATCGACTTGGTGTctgtgtagcaaatgtggaaacatgcgttggcaaaccaagctagacatgggcaaacatctggtgaagaacggatttacgtcagactacaccaggtggatctaccatggtgaatctaaccgtgggagagaggaggtcttaAGACAACacatcgaggaatttgatgatgatgccggggtgggagacatgttaaatgactatcatgaagcacacttcgaagaagcacgtagggaggaggagccagaggctaccgctaaggcttattacgaaatgttgtctgcggcacagcaaccccttcacggccgtaccaaggtttctcaactagatgacattgcacgcctaatggctgtgaagtctcagtttagtttgagtcgagacgcgtttgatattatgttgacagtttttggaagcctgctcctgGTTGGttacatcttgccaaagagcatgtatgaggcacataaactccttcgtgcacttaagatgccatacgagcatatacatgcttgcctgaagggatgcatcttatttaggaaagagtatgcggaaggaaaatactgtgtgaagtgcgaatcgtctaggtttctggaggtagactgtggtgacggtcagaaaaagcagctcgcaattcctgtgaaggttctacgatatcttcctttcatattGAGGATCCAAtggcttttcatgactgaagaatccgcaaaacagatgacatggcacaaaaacggccgtcgatataatcctgagaagctggtacacccatccgatgctgaagcctggaaaagctttgatgcgatttatcctgcaaaagctctggaggcccgtaacgtacgcgttgcgttggcaacagatgggttcaatccttatggaatggcggccgccccATACACCTAttggcccattttcgttattcccctgaatctcccccctggtgtcctctttcaacgacataatatattcttgtcgttgattattccagagcatccggggaataatatgagtgtgtacatggagcctctgattgaggatttgctccgtgcttgggaggaaggggtatggacatatgaccgatccacaaacacaaacttcaagatgcatgtttggtaccagtactccctgcatgacttgccggcatatgggattttctgcggatggtgtgttcacgggaagttcccatacccagtatgtaaagcatctttgaagttcatttggttgtcgaaaggtggcaaatattcttcgttcgacaaacatcgacaattcctccctcctgaccatccattcagacgagacatcaagaactttaccaaagatgttgtagttacagaccccgcaccgccgatgatgacaggggccgcagttcgtgctcagttagacgctctcgaggtcaataatgaagaaggtgtttttttgggatatggcgagcaacatgcttggacgcagaagtcgtgcttgtggaagcttccctattttgatgaccttcttgttccacataacattgatgtaatgcacacggaaaaaaatatcgccgagacaatttttggtacaataatggatattcctgacaagacaaaggataacgttaaggctagagtggatcaagcgacgtTGTGCAATAGACCACAACTAAACATGGCacctccaagagctggcaagtcgtggaggaaaCCTAAG harbors:
- the LOC140222071 gene encoding uncharacterized protein; protein product: MTWHKNGRRYNPEKLVHPSDAEAWKSFDAIYPAKALEARNVRVALATDGFNPYGMAAAPYTYWPIFVIPLNLPPGVLFQRHNIFLSLIIPEHPGNNMSVYMEPLIEDLLRAWEEGVWTYDRSTNTNFKMHVWYQYSLHDLPAYGIFCGWCVHGKFPYPVCKASLKFIWLSKGGKYSSFDKHRQFLPPDHPFRRDIKNFTKDVVVTDPAPPMMTGAAVRAQLDALEVNNEEGVFLGYGEQHAWTQKSCLWKLPYFDDLLVPHNIDVMHTEKNIAETIFGTIMDIPDKTKDNVKARVDQATLCNRPQLNMAPPRAGKSWRKPKADFVLTRAQRREVLERFQTLMFPDGYAANLKRGVNLATMRINGLKSHDYHIWLERLLPVMVRGYVPEHVWQVLAELSNFFRRLCAKELSRTVVAEMETMAPVLLCKLEKIFPPGFFNPMQHMILHLPYEARMGGPVQGRWCYSIERCQKVLRTKCKNKCKIEASIAEAYILEVSNFT